A stretch of Clostridia bacterium DNA encodes these proteins:
- the rsmB gene encoding 16S rRNA (cytosine(967)-C(5))-methyltransferase RsmB — MNPRRIAISILLRVEEGAYSHIALKEALLKNDLSSLDKAFVTELVYGTIRRRNTLDFIINSFLQKKTQRDEIRCILRMGVYQLRYMRVPPSAAVNESVKLVSEFHLESQKGFVNAVLRNIERSKDKDFYEKVTDKTKRMALTYSHPSWIVARYIEKYGIEKAAELLDYNNKPSRNIARVNIIKTSIADLIELLEKEGIEAEPYKIPNTIRLKGQGKILSSNAYRKGLFMIQSPSSVAAALMLDARAGESVLDTCAAPGGKSFVLAQQMDNLGEILSTDIHPHKIELMQKGFQFLGIQNAEAKCQDWEEWNPAFDQRYDRVLVDAPCSGLGVLGKRPDSRWRKKASDIEALVQLQRKILNNAVLAVKPGGLLMYATCTLTYEENQAQRAWILENFTEFKPEPLPYISEAFASDKKALERGELEITPFMHDMEGFYLTLLRKDTN; from the coding sequence ATGAATCCAAGAAGAATTGCAATAAGTATTTTACTCCGTGTGGAAGAGGGCGCATATAGCCATATTGCCCTAAAAGAAGCCTTGCTAAAAAATGACTTGAGTTCTCTCGATAAAGCTTTTGTCACAGAATTGGTTTATGGAACGATTCGCAGACGGAACACACTAGATTTTATTATCAACAGTTTTTTACAAAAGAAAACGCAACGAGATGAAATTCGCTGTATTCTACGCATGGGTGTATACCAGTTGCGTTACATGCGAGTTCCACCCTCGGCCGCAGTAAATGAATCGGTCAAGCTCGTATCTGAGTTCCATCTTGAGAGTCAAAAGGGCTTTGTTAATGCGGTGCTTCGAAACATTGAGCGCAGTAAAGACAAGGACTTTTACGAAAAAGTCACAGATAAGACCAAAAGGATGGCACTTACGTATTCACATCCATCTTGGATTGTTGCACGCTACATCGAAAAATATGGTATTGAAAAAGCTGCCGAATTGTTAGATTACAACAATAAACCATCTAGAAATATTGCAAGAGTAAACATCATCAAGACTAGCATAGCCGATCTGATTGAACTTCTGGAAAAGGAAGGTATTGAAGCAGAACCGTACAAAATTCCGAATACCATTCGTTTGAAAGGGCAAGGTAAGATTTTGTCTAGTAATGCATACCGAAAGGGTCTTTTTATGATTCAGTCGCCATCTAGTGTGGCAGCAGCCCTGATGTTGGATGCTAGAGCTGGTGAAAGTGTGCTGGATACTTGTGCAGCACCAGGTGGAAAGAGTTTTGTTCTAGCACAGCAGATGGATAATCTAGGAGAAATTCTATCGACCGACATCCATCCTCACAAGATAGAACTGATGCAGAAGGGCTTTCAGTTTTTGGGTATCCAAAATGCTGAAGCAAAATGCCAAGACTGGGAAGAGTGGAATCCTGCTTTTGATCAGAGATATGACCGCGTATTGGTGGATGCACCCTGCAGCGGACTAGGTGTGCTTGGAAAAAGACCTGACTCTAGATGGAGAAAGAAAGCGAGCGATATTGAAGCTCTAGTGCAACTGCAACGCAAAATATTGAACAATGCAGTTTTGGCCGTAAAACCAGGTGGTTTACTAATGTATGCCACATGTACGTTAACGTATGAAGAAAATCAGGCACAGAGGGCATGGATTCTTGAGAACTTTACGGAATTTAAACCGGAACCGTTGCCATATATTTCTGAGGCATTTGCTTCTGACAAGAAGGCTCTTGAAAGAGGTGAATTGGAGATTACACCATTCATGCACGATATGGAAGGCTTCTATCTAACCTTGCTCAGAAAAGATACAAACTAA